From Pseudomonas sp. AN-1:
GCTTCCTCTATCGGCTATCGCACGGTGGCGAAGCGGTGGAGGCTGGCCTGGCGGCATTCGCGCAAAGCCTCCACCACCGCGCAGAACTGCAGACAGTCGCGCTGGAGGATATCGACAGCCGTCTGCATGCCCTGCGGCGCCTGATGAGCGAGGCGAAATCCAGCGGCAACCTGGATACTGCCAAGGCACACGAGATCCTGCGCGACCTGGTACGGGTGTTCGAGAGCCTTGCCGACAATGCCCAGGCGTTCATGGCTGGAGTGGCACGCAGCCTGGAACTGCAACAGGCCGACGCGACCACGCTGGTCGCCTACAAGCGCCGGCTGATCGACTATCTCGAGCGCTTCATGGGCGATCTGATCCGCCGCTCCGATGCCATCGCCCGCACGCTGCACGAATTGTCCACCTCTATCGACCAGGTCCTGCGCCAGGTCGCCGTACGTGAGGCGCGTGACGCCGCACCCGACGGCAGCGCCGAGTCGACGGAAGAAGCGCAGCGTCGCCATGATGTCTGGCGCGAGCGCTGGAGGGGATTACGCGGCTGGTTCCTGGCCAGCGGCAACGAACCGCCCCAGGCTGAGCTGCTGCGCGCCCGGGCGCGCTCGGCGATTCCGCAGCTGCTGGGTGCCATCGCGGCGATCAACGAGCGACGCAGCGGGCGCAGCGACCGCTCGGCCGATTTCCGTGTCCTGGCACAGTGGTTCGCCGCCTGCGATAGCGACGACGATGCCCACCGCCTCGCGCATGCGGCATTCGCGCTGCAGCCGGCGCGGCATTTCTCGCTGGAGGTTGCTGACGCGGACGATGTGTCGGCGAGCGCCTCCTGGCTGGATGCACCACCGCTGGTCATCAATCCCCGCCTGCGCGAGTACGGCGAAGCCGCACCGCGCGGCACGCTGGCGAAGGTACGGGACCGCAGCCGGGATCGTGCGCTGATGGCACGGCAATTGGCGGAAGAGTCGCGCCAGGTCGAGGCCGCGCGTCGCCGCCTGGCGACCGGTCGGCCGATTCGCCTGTCGGAGCTGGGCGAACTCGACACGCATGCCTTCGGCCTGTTCCTGGGCCTGCTCGGCGAAGCACTGGCCGAGCAGCACGATCCGGACAGTCCGGTCGAGCGCCAGACCGGCGACGGTCTGCTGCACATTCGTCTGGAGCCCCTGGCCGAGGGCAGTCGCGCCCGAATCTGCACACCGGCCGGAGTGTTCTCCGGTCGGGATCATCTGTTGACGATCCGGCTCAGCGAGGAAACGTCATGAACAGCCCCTCGTCCCGCCGCGGCGCCCGACATGTCGGAGAAGCGCAGAAGGCCCAGCAACAGGACGAGTTCCGCCGAGCGCTGCGCAGCCTGCTGATGCGCCCGCTCATGCCGGCGGACCACGCTGACTTCCCTGCCGTCCGGCGCCAGGCCGAACGCCTGCGCGAGTGGTTCGCCCGCGAGACCGGCTGGCCGTTGCATGTAGATCGCGAGGGTGCACGCCTGCTCAAGCGCCCGGCCGATCTGTCCGACCCGACCCGCGGCCTGCCGGACTACGACCGGCGCCGCTACGTACTGCTGTGCCTGGCAGCGGCGGTGCTGGAACGGGCCGATCCGCAGATCACCCTCCGGCAGATCGGCGAGCGGATCGTGCAGCAAGCCGCCGGCCCGATACTGGAGGCCCTGGGCTTTGCCTTCACCCTGCACGGTGCCGCCGAACGGCGCGAGCTGGTCGCGGTGTGCCGCACACTGCTGGAGCAAGGCATCCTCGAACGGGTCGCCGGTGAGGAAGAAGGCTTCGTCCAGGACAGCAGCGGGCCGCAGTCCGACGCGCTCTACGACATTCACCGCCGCCTGCTGGCCGGCCTGCTGGCGGCGGTGCGCGGCCCTTCGACCTGGAGCAGCGAGGAAGCACCGGGAAGCACCGAGGCACGGCTGCATGCGCTGGTGACCGGCTTTACGGTGGACAGCGAACAAGGCCGGCGCGATGCCATACGCCACCATCTGGCGCGACGACTGCTCGACGATCCGGTGCTTTACACCGACACCCTGGACGAGGAGGCGCGCAGCTATTTCGTCAATCAGCGCGGCATTCTCGCCGGCCGTCTCTGCGAAGCCACCGGACTGGTCGCCGAACAGCGCGCCGAAGGCCTGGCGCTGATCGACGAGAGCGGACAACTGACCGACGTGGCCATGCCCGCCGAAGGCACCGAGGCCCATGTGACCTTGCTGGTGGCCGAGCATCTGGCCCGGCGCCTGCGGGAAACCCGCGTCCCGCAGCATGTGGCCGAAAGCGACATCGCCCTGTTCCTGCGCGGGGCCGCGGGACGTTATGGCCATTACTGGCGCAAGTCGGCGCGCGCATCCGGTGCCGAACACGAGCTGGCGGCAATCGCCATCGCGCGTCTGTGCCGTCTGGGCCTGATGCGGCGCGACCAGCGCGGCGTGCTCCCGTTGCCCGCCATCGCCCGCTTTTCCCTCGGGCAGACCGAGGTGCGCAACGCCCGGAGCGCCGAATCCCTGTTTCTAGCCGAGCCTGATGCATGACCAGCGATCTCTTCAGCACCGCCTGCCGCCCCGCACTGCCCGAGCCCCGGCGCGAACGCTGGCAACCCCTGCGGCTGGGACTCGTCGAACTGTTCCACTACGACAGTGAGGAATTCTGGTTCCACGACGGCCATTTGCTGCTGCGCGGCAATAACGGCACCGGCAAGTCCAAGGTGTTGTCGCTGACCTTGCCGCTGCTGCTGGACGCGCAACTGCGTCCGTCCCGTGTCGAGCCCGATGGCGACAGCGGCAAGAAGATGGCCTGGAACCTCCTGCTGGGCACCTATCCCCGCCGTATCGGCTACAGCTGGATCGAGTTCGGCCGGCGCGACCGTGATGGCCGCCCCCGCTACCTGACCCTGGGGGTCGGCTTGTCGGCAGTCGATGGACGAGCGCAGGTGGACGGCTGGTTCTTCATCATCGAAGGCGACGGCACGACGGCGGACTCTCGTATCGGCGAGGACCTGTGGCTGACCACCGCCGAACGGCATGTCCTCACTCGCGAACGCCTGCGCGATGCACTTGCAGGGCGAGGGCAGCTGTTCGAAAACCATCAGCTCTATCGCCGCGCCGTGGACGAACGCCTGTTCCAGCTGGGCACACGGCGTTATGACGCACTGATGGATACGCTGATCCAGCTACGCCAGCCGCAGCTGTCGAAGAAACCCGACGAGACCGGCCTGTCCAACGCATTGAGCGAGTCACTGCCTCCGCTGCCCGCCGAACTGCTGGGCGATGTGGCCGAGGCGCTCAACCAGCTGGAAGAGGATCGCATCCAGCTCGAAGAGGCTCGCCGGCTGGAGCAGACCGTCACCCAGTTCGAACAGCGCTACCGCACCTACGCCGGCATGCTGGCAAGACGCCAGGCACGCGAACTGCGCCAGGCCCAGACCGCATTCGACAACGCCAGCGAGGCACGCAACCGGGCGCAGGACGAGCTCACCAAGGCGCAGGGCGATCAACATGACGCCAATCTGGCATATCAAGCTGCAAAGCTGGCGTATTCGGCCGCGGATGAGAAGGTGGATACGCTGCAGAGCGACCCCACCAACCAGGACGCCAACCGTCTCGCCCAGGAACAGGAACATGCCACCGAGCGGCTACGTGCGGCCCACGCGGCGGCCCGCCAGCGCGACGAAGCCCAGCGCAAGCTGAACAACGAAACCGAACTTGGACGGCAACGGAGCGCCCAGGCCAACCAGGCTCGCGATGAGCTGGAAAGGGCGCGTACCCGCACGCGGGACAGCGCCGAGGCGATCGCCCTGGCCGCAGACATTGCGAACAACCCTCTGCTCCACCTTGAAGTCGAGGCGCTGGCAGCCCACCCGCAGGAGCATCGGGCAGCCGGGGAGGCTCTGCGCAGCCTGGTGACTCGTCGACGCCAGGACATCGCCCATCTGCAGCGGCGCCATGCCGAGGTCGGCCAGCGCCGAGCGGTACTGGCGAGCAAGCAGGAAAACCTGCGGATCGTCAGCGACGAACTGGACGCCGCGCTGGCGCAACGCGAGCAGGCCGACCGACAGGCCGAACAGCAGGGCAGCGCATTGCTCGAGGCCTGGTCCGCGCACTGCGCTCAGCTCGCACAACTGCGCTTCGAGACAGAGCAACCCTTGCTCCGACTGGCCGAGTGGGTGGCCCGTCCGGAAGGCGAAAACCCGGCACAAACGGCACTGGACAGCACCTGGCAGACGGCGCTGCGGCGATACGCAGCACGACAGGCCGAGCTGGATGCCAGGTCCGCGACCTTGCTCCAACAGCTCAGCGATATCGAGGAGGAGATCGCCCGCCTGACCGCCGGCGAGGATGCGCTGCCTCCCGAGCCTCCCACCCGGGCCGGCGCCGTGCGCCTGCAGCGGCAGGGCGCACCGCTCTGGCGCCTGGTGGATTTTCACCCGTCGCTGAGCAGCGCAGA
This genomic window contains:
- a CDS encoding TIGR02678 family protein encodes the protein MNSPSSRRGARHVGEAQKAQQQDEFRRALRSLLMRPLMPADHADFPAVRRQAERLREWFARETGWPLHVDREGARLLKRPADLSDPTRGLPDYDRRRYVLLCLAAAVLERADPQITLRQIGERIVQQAAGPILEALGFAFTLHGAAERRELVAVCRTLLEQGILERVAGEEEGFVQDSSGPQSDALYDIHRRLLAGLLAAVRGPSTWSSEEAPGSTEARLHALVTGFTVDSEQGRRDAIRHHLARRLLDDPVLYTDTLDEEARSYFVNQRGILAGRLCEATGLVAEQRAEGLALIDESGQLTDVAMPAEGTEAHVTLLVAEHLARRLRETRVPQHVAESDIALFLRGAAGRYGHYWRKSARASGAEHELAAIAIARLCRLGLMRRDQRGVLPLPAIARFSLGQTEVRNARSAESLFLAEPDA
- a CDS encoding TIGR02677 family protein, with product MCDSSWQAASADLFRHATADKAAFYRTIMAVFAAAKRQYRLQLRPDEVLAEANWGSRTPPAQEEVAAALAQLAAWGNLESQPDMTRVSTLNDYYRARFLYRLSHGGEAVEAGLAAFAQSLHHRAELQTVALEDIDSRLHALRRLMSEAKSSGNLDTAKAHEILRDLVRVFESLADNAQAFMAGVARSLELQQADATTLVAYKRRLIDYLERFMGDLIRRSDAIARTLHELSTSIDQVLRQVAVREARDAAPDGSAESTEEAQRRHDVWRERWRGLRGWFLASGNEPPQAELLRARARSAIPQLLGAIAAINERRSGRSDRSADFRVLAQWFAACDSDDDAHRLAHAAFALQPARHFSLEVADADDVSASASWLDAPPLVINPRLREYGEAAPRGTLAKVRDRSRDRALMARQLAEESRQVEAARRRLATGRPIRLSELGELDTHAFGLFLGLLGEALAEQHDPDSPVERQTGDGLLHIRLEPLAEGSRARICTPAGVFSGRDHLLTIRLSEETS